The genomic window TATTTCGCCAAGATGCCTTTTGTATAACGGGGTGGGCGGGGTTGCCATTTGGCGCGGCGGCTGGCTAATTCTGCATCGGAGATATTTAACTGTAACAGGCGGGAATTAGCATCAATAGTGATGCTATCACCTTCTTCGACCAGAGCGATCGCACCACCAACGGCTGCTTCTGGGGCAACGTGTCCGACTACCATACCGTAAGTACCGCCAGAAAAGCGTCCATCGGTAATTAAGCCAACAGTATCACCCAAACCTGCACCAATAATTGCTGAAGTGGGGGCTAACATTTCCCGCATACCAGGGCCGCCTTTAGGGCCTTCATAGCGGATGACAATTACATCACCAGCTTGAATTTTACCTGCGAGGATGGCATCTAAGCATTCTTCCTCTGAATCAAATACTTTTGCGGGGCCAGTAATTAAGGCTTTCTTGACTCCGGTAATTTTGGCTACAGCCCCTTCTGTAGCTAGATTACCTTTGAGAATAGCTAAGTGACCTTGGGCATACATTGGGTTATTCCAAGGACGAATCACATCTTGGTTGGCGGGTGGTTCTTCGGGGATATCTGCTAGAACTTCGGCAATGGTTTTACCTGTGATGGTCATACAGTCGCCGTGGAGTAAACCATGCACGAGTAGCATTTTCATCACTTGGGGAATACCGCCAGCTTGGTGTAAGTTTGTGGCGACATATCGACCACTAGGTTTTAAATCACACAAAACGGGTACACGACCACGGATAGTCTCAAAGTCATCTAGATTTAGTTCTACACCAGCTGCGCGAGCGATCGCTAGAAAATGTAATACGGCATTAGTTGAACCACCGACAGCCATAATTACAGAAATAGCATTTTCTATAGATTTACGGGTGATAATTTGCCGGGGTAAAAGTTGATGACGAATTGCTTCTACTAGTACCTTAGCTGATTCTTCGCTGCTATCGGCTTTTTCGCCATCTTCCGCCGCCATTGTAGAAGAATAGGGTAAACTCATCCCCATCGCTTCAAAAGCCGAGGACATAGTATTAGCTGTGTACATCCCACCGCAAGAACCCGCACCAGGACAAGCACGGCGTTCTACTTCCATCAGTTCGGTCTCGTCAATTTTCCCAGCACTGTATTCACCCACAGCTTCAAAGGAACTGACAACAGTTAAGTCGCGGCCGTTGTAGTGTCCAGGTTTAATTGTGCCACCGTAAACAAAGATAGCCGGAATATTCATCCGCGCCATTGCAATCATTGCCCCTGGCATATTTTTATCACAGCCACCGATCGCAATTACACCATCCATACTTTGTCCAGTACAGGCGGTTTCAATGGAGTCAGCAATGACTTCTCGTGACACTAGGGAATATTTCATCCCCTCCGTTCCCATCGAAATCCCATCACTAATAGTAATTGTGCCGAACATTTGCGGCATTGCCCCAGCTAGTTTAACCCCAGCTTCTGCTCTTTGTGCTAGTTGATTAATCCCCATATTACAGGGAGTAATTGTACTGTAGGCATTAGCTACACCAACAATTGCTTTGTTAAAGTCTTCATCCTGAAAACCAACTGCACGCAGCATAGCGCGATTTGGCGATCGCTGCACCCCTTGTGTGACAACTTGACTTCTGAGATTCTCTGACATTGTTTTTTCATCCATTGCTTTTACCTTAATCAAATCACTGTACGTGTATCATAGGTAGACTTTTTTGAGATGTCCAATATATATTTATTGAAAATTGAGACTTATAAAATATTAAACATATGGAACTACGACACCTGCGCTACTTTATCGCTGTAGCTGAGGAACTACATTTCAGTAAAGCCGCAGAAAGACTGCATATAGCTCAACCACCTCTGAGCCAACAAATCCAACAGCTAGAGGCGGAACTAGGGGTAGAACTTTTGCATCGCAAAACTAAGCGACAAGTACAGCTAACAGCAGCTGGCCAGGTGTTTTTACAAGAGACTTATCAACTACTGAAGCAACTAGAAACAGCAGTAGCACTGACTCAAAGGACTGGACGTGGTGAAACAGGTCAACTCAGAATAGGATTTACTAGTTTGGTAATTTACGACTTATTACCCTTGATTTTGCGCCAATTTCGCGAACAATTTCCAGAAGTAGAACTAGTTTTACTGGAGTTAACGACCAGTCAACAGGAGCAAGCACTGAGAGATTCCCGAATTCATGTAGGTTTTGCTCATCCACCTTTAGAAAATGACACATTATCTTATAAATGTATTCACAGGGAAAGCTTGGTTGTGGCTTTGCCTTCAACTCATTCATTGGTGCAAAAAAAACATATCTCAGTGCGATCGCTTCTCAATGAACCTTTGATTATGTTTCCCCGCCATCTAGCACCAGGACTTTACGATCGCATCATGAGTCTTTTTCAGCAGGAGCATTTAAACCCTAAAATTACTCAGGAGGCGATTCAAATGCAAACCATTATTGGACTAGTATCGGCTGGAATAGGTGTAGCGATCGCACCATCTTCTTTACAAAATCTGCAAAGGACTGGTGTAGCTTATCGTCCGATACTAGAAAAAGCACCTGTAATAGAAACTGCCATAATCTGGCAGGAAAACAGATTAACTCCGATTGTAGAAAATTTTTTGCAATTTATTTAAGGGACTTCCAGATAAAAAAATGTCCAAAATGTAGGGTGCGTCAGTATGAATAATTTCCTGGTACAGCTAGGTTTTATAGCACTGACGCACCCTACTAACCGTCAATTTGGAATAATTTATTTTTTGGTGTTCCCTAAAGTGTAGATGCCCTGTACAAAAGGATGCTCTAGACAGCTTTGATTAAGTCTTGATTTGTTTCCCACAATTGATGAGATAGAGTCAGTAAAATTGGCAATTAATGCCCACGGATAAATCCGGGGGCTTGAACCAAGCAAAGTTTAAAATGTTTCTATGTAATGCCACAAAATAACTCAGTCGCTATTGAATTTCATGATGTCACCTTTAGCCGCAATCATCGTCCTTTGGTGTCGCGGCTCAATTTCGCCATTCATCGGGGGGAAGCGTTAGTATTACTCGGACGTAGTGGTAGCGGTAAAACTACCACTATGAAATTAATTAATCGCCTGTTTACACCCACCCAAGGCGAGGTGTTATTTAATGGTGTACCGACAACTCAATGGGATGAAATTAAACTCAGGCGTAAGATTGGTTATGTAATTCAAGAAACTGGTTTGTTTCCTCACTTTACAGTAGAACGTAATGTGGGTTTAGTTCCTAGTTTAGAAGGCTGGCAACCGAAACAAATCAAAACGCGAGTATACGAATTATTGCAGTTGATAGGTTTAGATCCTACACAATTTGCTAGCCGTTATCCTCACGAACTTTCGGGGGGACAAAGACAAAGGGTAGGTGTAGCCAGGGCTTTAGCCGCAGATCCGCCTGTATTATTAATGGATGAACCCTTTGGCGCACTCGATCCGATTACGCGCTTAGAATTACAGCAGGAATTTCGGCGATTACAACAGGAATTAGGGAAGACAGTGGTTTTTGTCACCCATGACATTCAAGAAGCCTTTGTTTTGGCATCGAGAATTGGGTTAATGTATGGGGGAGAATTGGTAGTATTAGGGACGAAGGATGAATTTATGCGATCGCAACATCCCGAAAGTCTGGCATTCCTGCAATGTCTGCGTTCACTGCAAGACAACTTATGAAAGATTTCTTCCTGATCAAGTACGCGTCAGAAATTTTACAACACACCCTAGAACATTTATTTTTAGTGGGTGTTGCCATTAGTATTGCCATTATGATCGGTATTCCTTTAGGAATTTTAATTACCCGTCAAACTCAACTGCGGCAACCAATTTTAGGTTTTGCTAATGTTCTCCAAACTATTCCTAGTTTGGCATTATTTGGCTTACTAATTCCTGTCCCAGTCATTGGTGGAATTGGTGTTGTTCCTGCGATTGTTGCCTTAACTTTATATTCCCTACTACCTATAATTCGTAATACTTATACAGGTATTACAGGGGTAGATCCTGCAATTCGGGAAGCCGGGCGAGGAATGGGAATGACAGATAGACAGTTATTATTACAAGTGGAAATTCCTTTAGCAATGGGTGTGATTTTGGCGGGGGTACGAGTATCGACAGTTATTAGTATTGGCATTGCAACTATTGCGGCTGCAATTGGTGCTGGAGGCTTGGGCGTGTTTATTTTCAGGGGAATTTCAGTAGTCAATAATCAGTTAATTTTAGCTGGGGCAGTTCCGGCGGCGGTGATAGCACTACTCGCTGATTTATTGATTGGATTGCTAGAGAATAAATTAAAAGTGAAAAGTTAATAATTTTTAGCAACTATGGGTTATGAAAAGATTTTTTTTAGTTCTCTTATTCAGCTTTGCATTAGTGATGGCGATCGCTAGTTGTAAAACTAATCTAATAAGTAGTAGCGGTGATATTATTATAGCATCCAAAGACTTTACCGAACAAGATATTTTAGGCGAACTTCTAGCTCAACAAATCGAAGATACCACAAATTTAAAAGTAGTTCGCCGTCCTCGCTTGGGTGGTTCTTTTGTCTGTCATCAAGCAATTATCTCTGGTAATATTGATGCTTATATTGAATACACAGGTACGGCGTTTACGGGTATTTTAAAACAAGCAGTAATTAACGATCCTAAAGTAGTTTATGCAAAACTAAAACAAGCCTATGCTCAACAATTCCAGTTAGAAGTAATGCCTAGTCTGGGTTTTGAAAATACCTTTGCAATTATTATCAGGGGAAAAGATGCCAAACGCTACAACATTCAAACCCTCTCCGAAGCTGCTCAATATACACCCCAATGGCGCGGCGGTTTTGGCTACGAATTTCTAGAAAGAGAAGATGGGTTTCCAGGGTTAGCTAAAACCTATAATTTAAACTTTACCAAACCACCTCGAATTATGGACTTGGGTTTAATTTATAGGGCATTAATTCAAAAACAAGTAGATATGATAGCAGGTAATTCCACAGACGGACAAATTGCTCGCTTGGGTTTATTCGTTCTTAAAGATGACAAACAATACTTCCCCCCTTACGAAGCTACACCAATTATCAGACAAGCAACTTTAAAAAAATACCCACAAATCCGAGAAGCCATTAATCAACTAACAGGTAAAATATCCGCCGATGAAATGCGACAGCTTAACTATTTAGTAGAAGGAGAACTCCAAGATATTAAAGAAGTAGTACGCGAATTTCGTAAATCTAAAGCACTCCTCACTCTCTCATAAAAATTCCTCTCTGCGATTTCCGCCTTAGCGATACTGCGCCTCTGGGTGAAACGTCCCATTTATATAATCACAGCAATGAATTTTACTATTAAAAAAATTCTCAAAACCTCTATCCAAGGCATAGTTATTGGATTATGTATTTCCAGTGGCAACGTCTTATCTCAAACTTTACCACTATCAACTAATTTAATCGATTTCAATTCTGATACCGGAAAAAATCTATTAATTACCAGTCGCGCCAGAGAAGACTTTTTCCCCTTAAGTATACAATTTGTAACTCAAAATAATCAAGCTTATTGTGGAGTGGCAAGTATTGTCATGGTGTTAAATAGCTTAGGAATTTCTGCACCAGAAGCACCACAATATTCACCTTATAGAGTGTTTACTCAAGAGAATTTTTTTAGTAATGAGAAAACTAAAGCAGTCATCACTCCCGAAAAAGTCTCTCGTCAAGGTATGACTTTAGCAGAGTTAGGTGGATTAATCGCTAGTTATGGTGTAAAAGTGGAAGTTCATCATGCTGCTATTACTAGTATAGAAGATTTTAGAAAAGTGACAGCAGCGAATTTAAAACAAAAAGGCAACTTTGTCATAGTTAATTATTTACGCAAAGAAATCAACCAGGAAAGAGGCGGACACATATCACCAATAGCCGCATATAACGAAGAGACAGATAGATTTTTAATTATGGATGTTTCCCGTTATAAATATCCACCAGTTTGGGTGAAGACAGCAGACCTATGGAAAGCTATGAACACAGTTGATTCAGTTTCAGGTAAAACAAGAGGCTTTGTATTGGTAAGTAAATTGTAATGTGTAGATGTGTTTGAAACTACAGCTAGAAATTTCTTAATACGAGTATCGACAAGAGACTGTAGCTATTTTAAACCCAGTTTGGGATTAGGCGATCGCACTTAACTGTTGATGGTAACTTTAACGGCTGTCCCCTGTCACCGTTCGGACGTTTGGTGTTATCTCCGTTCGCGTCCCCCAAGGAAGCCTGTCACCGATAAAAATCTAGTTAATTTTCCCTCACAATAGGGTGATTTACATCTAAAGGCGGCAAACACCACATTAACTTTACGGTTGACCCTAATTACTCAGAGTATTAATTCTCATAAATTAGACAGAGTGAAAGCAGTTTAATCGATGAACCAACTAGAAACATACTTTAAAATTAACCGTCCCATCCATTGTTCGGGAAACCACCCTTCATGGACTGGCTACATAAGCTCAGTATATATATCAGCGTAACTTGGATTGACAACTCCAAAAGGTTATCGATGCTGAACTAACTGCTTTTTAAACTAGTTGGTTCAAAGATTAAGTCTCTTATATTCCCATTCATTCATTTGTAGTTATACGGAGCCAGCACCGAAAATGGCAAAAGTAGTTGGAATTGATTTAGGTACAACTAACTCCTGCGTCGCAGTAATGGAAGGTGGTACACCAACGGTTATTGCTAACGCTGAAGGGTTTCGCACCACCCCCTCAGTGGTAGCATTTGCTAAAAATGGCGACACTTTGGTAGGACAAATAGCCAAACGCCAAGCAGTGATGAACCCAGAAAACACTTTCTACTCTGTAAAGCGTTTTATTGGTCGTCGCTTTGATGAAGTCACTAACGAAGCAACAGAAGTTTCTTATAAGGTTCTCAGCAGTGGCGGTAACGTCAAGCTAGACTCCTCTGGTAAACAATTTGCACCAGAAGAAATTTCTGCTAAAGTTCTCCGCAAACTAGTAGAAGACGCTAGTAAGTATTTAGGTGAAACTGTCACCCAAGCTGTAATCACCGTTCCCGCCTACTTCAACGACTCCCAACGTCAAGCCACCAAAGATGCTGGCAAAATCGCTGGTATTGAAGTCATGCGGATTATCAACGAGCCTACAGCCGCTTCCTTAGCTTACGGTTTTGACAGAAAGAGCAATGAAACCATCCTGGTATTTGACTTAGGTGGTGGTACATTCGACGTATCTGTCCTAGAAGTAGGCGATGGCGTATTTGAAGTATTGTCTACTTCTGGTGATACCCATCTTGGTGGTGACGACTTCGATAAGAAAATCGTTGATTTCTTAGCTGAACAGTTTAGAAAAGACGAAGGTATCGACCTCCGCAAAGACAAACAAGCCTTACAACGTTTAACAGAAGCCGCCGAAAAAGCCAAGATTGAGCTTTCTAGCGTTACCCAAGCAGAAATCAACCTACCATTTATCACAGCTACCCAGGATGGCCCTAAACACCTGGATACAACCCTGACTCGCGCCAAGTTTGAAGAACTCTGTTCTGACTTGATTGACCGTTCTCGCATTCCTGTAGAACAAGCGTTGCGCGATGCTAAGTTAAGCAAAAGTGATATTGATGAAATTGTTTTAGTCGGTGGTTCTACGCGTATCCCCGCCGTCCAACAATTGGTGAAGAATTTGTTGGGTAAAGACCCCAACCAAAGCGTTAACCCTGATGAAGTTGTGGCTGTGGGTGCAGCAATTCAAGCAGGTGTTTTGTCTGGTGATGTTACAGGTATCTTGTTGTTAGACGTAACACCATTGTCCTTGGGTGTAGAAACCTTGGGTGGTGTAATGACTAAGATTATCCCCCGCAACACCACAATTCCCACCAAAAAATCGGAAGTCTTCTCTACAGCCGTGGATGGTCAAACCAACGTAGAAATTCACGTCCTCCAAGGTGAGAGAGAATTTGCTAACGATAACAAGAGTTTAGGAACTTTCCGCCTGGATGGGATTCCTCCCGCACCCCGTGGCGTACCCCAAATTGAAGTTACCTTCGATATCGACGCTAACGGTATCCTCAACGTCGCCGCGAAGGACAAAGGTACTGGTAAGGAACAATCTATCAGTATTACTGGTGCTTCTACCTTAGATAAAACCGACGTTGACCGGATGGTACGTGAAGCCGAACAAAACGCTTCTTCTGATAAAGACCGTCGAGAAAAAATTGAACGCAAGAACCAAGCCGATTCTTTGGCTTACCAAGCCGAGAAGCAGCTGCAAGAGTTAGGCGATAAAGTGCCTGCTGCTGATAAAGAAAAGGTTGAAGGTTTGGTGAAAGAAGTGCGGGAAGCCGTTGCGAAGGAAGACGACGAACAAATCAAGAAGTTGACACCAGAATTACAACAAGCGTTGTTTGCAGTTGGTAGCAATATCTATCAACAGGCTGGTGGTGCTGCTCCTGGTGCTGCTCCTGGTGATGGCGGTGGTACTCCTCCCTCTGATGGCGGTGATGATGTAATCGACGCTGACTTTACTGAAAGTAAGTAAGTTTAGGACAAACAACAGAACCCCGGTTTTTTCGAGAAACCGGGGTTCTTTTTTTTACTCCATGAGTTAAATCAGTTATCACGTTATCAGGAGTTTGTTATGTGGAAAAGCTAACGCGAAACCTAACCCCCTAACCCCCTAACCCCCTAACCCCCTAACCCCCTTCCCTACAAGGGAAGGGGAAAAGTTAAAACACATTGATATCATTTTCCGTTAATGCGTAAGTCCGAGAATTTTTAACAAATCCAGCTTCTTCTAGAAACTCATCTAGTAATGTACGACTGTGATTTTGCATTACTATGACGTGAGCCATTTTATCGAAACATGATAATTGCCATCGCTGCACAATCAATTCATTAGGACATTCAAACAGCACAGTTGTAGATAGGGGATTGAGCAGAGCAAACCTATATGAGTTTTTAATTTTATTGTAAAGATATTCTGCGTTTTGACGACACTGTATAGCTTCAAATGCAAATTGATGCTTTCTTTTTTGAATAGCATCCCAAAGAATTACGGGGGCCATGCCATTTCTACTACCTAAAATAGTCGTATCGGTAGAGTTCAGATATTCAATATCAAATGATTGAATTAAATGTTTGGAAGCCAGAATAACGCCGCAAGGAATTGGCGAACCAATGAATTTATGCCCGCTAATCGCTATTGACCCTATGGGATATTTGCTAAAATCTAAAGAATTTTCCTGCTCTAAATACGGAAGAAGCATTCCTCCTAAAGCTGCATCGATATGAATATA from Nostoc sp. UHCC 0870 includes these protein-coding regions:
- a CDS encoding glycine betaine ABC transporter substrate-binding protein is translated as MKRFFLVLLFSFALVMAIASCKTNLISSSGDIIIASKDFTEQDILGELLAQQIEDTTNLKVVRRPRLGGSFVCHQAIISGNIDAYIEYTGTAFTGILKQAVINDPKVVYAKLKQAYAQQFQLEVMPSLGFENTFAIIIRGKDAKRYNIQTLSEAAQYTPQWRGGFGYEFLEREDGFPGLAKTYNLNFTKPPRIMDLGLIYRALIQKQVDMIAGNSTDGQIARLGLFVLKDDKQYFPPYEATPIIRQATLKKYPQIREAINQLTGKISADEMRQLNYLVEGELQDIKEVVREFRKSKALLTLS
- a CDS encoding phytochelatin synthase family protein — translated: MNFTIKKILKTSIQGIVIGLCISSGNVLSQTLPLSTNLIDFNSDTGKNLLITSRAREDFFPLSIQFVTQNNQAYCGVASIVMVLNSLGISAPEAPQYSPYRVFTQENFFSNEKTKAVITPEKVSRQGMTLAELGGLIASYGVKVEVHHAAITSIEDFRKVTAANLKQKGNFVIVNYLRKEINQERGGHISPIAAYNEETDRFLIMDVSRYKYPPVWVKTADLWKAMNTVDSVSGKTRGFVLVSKL
- the dnaK gene encoding molecular chaperone DnaK: MAKVVGIDLGTTNSCVAVMEGGTPTVIANAEGFRTTPSVVAFAKNGDTLVGQIAKRQAVMNPENTFYSVKRFIGRRFDEVTNEATEVSYKVLSSGGNVKLDSSGKQFAPEEISAKVLRKLVEDASKYLGETVTQAVITVPAYFNDSQRQATKDAGKIAGIEVMRIINEPTAASLAYGFDRKSNETILVFDLGGGTFDVSVLEVGDGVFEVLSTSGDTHLGGDDFDKKIVDFLAEQFRKDEGIDLRKDKQALQRLTEAAEKAKIELSSVTQAEINLPFITATQDGPKHLDTTLTRAKFEELCSDLIDRSRIPVEQALRDAKLSKSDIDEIVLVGGSTRIPAVQQLVKNLLGKDPNQSVNPDEVVAVGAAIQAGVLSGDVTGILLLDVTPLSLGVETLGGVMTKIIPRNTTIPTKKSEVFSTAVDGQTNVEIHVLQGEREFANDNKSLGTFRLDGIPPAPRGVPQIEVTFDIDANGILNVAAKDKGTGKEQSISITGASTLDKTDVDRMVREAEQNASSDKDRREKIERKNQADSLAYQAEKQLQELGDKVPAADKEKVEGLVKEVREAVAKEDDEQIKKLTPELQQALFAVGSNIYQQAGGAAPGAAPGDGGGTPPSDGGDDVIDADFTESK
- the ilvD gene encoding dihydroxy-acid dehydratase; amino-acid sequence: MSENLRSQVVTQGVQRSPNRAMLRAVGFQDEDFNKAIVGVANAYSTITPCNMGINQLAQRAEAGVKLAGAMPQMFGTITISDGISMGTEGMKYSLVSREVIADSIETACTGQSMDGVIAIGGCDKNMPGAMIAMARMNIPAIFVYGGTIKPGHYNGRDLTVVSSFEAVGEYSAGKIDETELMEVERRACPGAGSCGGMYTANTMSSAFEAMGMSLPYSSTMAAEDGEKADSSEESAKVLVEAIRHQLLPRQIITRKSIENAISVIMAVGGSTNAVLHFLAIARAAGVELNLDDFETIRGRVPVLCDLKPSGRYVATNLHQAGGIPQVMKMLLVHGLLHGDCMTITGKTIAEVLADIPEEPPANQDVIRPWNNPMYAQGHLAILKGNLATEGAVAKITGVKKALITGPAKVFDSEEECLDAILAGKIQAGDVIVIRYEGPKGGPGMREMLAPTSAIIGAGLGDTVGLITDGRFSGGTYGMVVGHVAPEAAVGGAIALVEEGDSITIDANSRLLQLNISDAELASRRAKWQPRPPRYTKGILAKYAKLVASSSVGAVTDLDLFN
- a CDS encoding ABC transporter permease, translated to MKDFFLIKYASEILQHTLEHLFLVGVAISIAIMIGIPLGILITRQTQLRQPILGFANVLQTIPSLALFGLLIPVPVIGGIGVVPAIVALTLYSLLPIIRNTYTGITGVDPAIREAGRGMGMTDRQLLLQVEIPLAMGVILAGVRVSTVISIGIATIAAAIGAGGLGVFIFRGISVVNNQLILAGAVPAAVIALLADLLIGLLENKLKVKS
- a CDS encoding LysR family transcriptional regulator; this translates as MELRHLRYFIAVAEELHFSKAAERLHIAQPPLSQQIQQLEAELGVELLHRKTKRQVQLTAAGQVFLQETYQLLKQLETAVALTQRTGRGETGQLRIGFTSLVIYDLLPLILRQFREQFPEVELVLLELTTSQQEQALRDSRIHVGFAHPPLENDTLSYKCIHRESLVVALPSTHSLVQKKHISVRSLLNEPLIMFPRHLAPGLYDRIMSLFQQEHLNPKITQEAIQMQTIIGLVSAGIGVAIAPSSLQNLQRTGVAYRPILEKAPVIETAIIWQENRLTPIVENFLQFI
- a CDS encoding ATP-binding cassette domain-containing protein, which codes for MPQNNSVAIEFHDVTFSRNHRPLVSRLNFAIHRGEALVLLGRSGSGKTTTMKLINRLFTPTQGEVLFNGVPTTQWDEIKLRRKIGYVIQETGLFPHFTVERNVGLVPSLEGWQPKQIKTRVYELLQLIGLDPTQFASRYPHELSGGQRQRVGVARALAADPPVLLMDEPFGALDPITRLELQQEFRRLQQELGKTVVFVTHDIQEAFVLASRIGLMYGGELVVLGTKDEFMRSQHPESLAFLQCLRSLQDNL
- a CDS encoding histidine decarboxylase, which produces MSNLNLSLDSLLNHLENCSKYHLGYPLNQKLDYQHLAPLLSFIVNNLGDPYVKGNYGLNTKDFEREVVDFIAQLYRLDKSDTWGYVTSGGTEGNLCGILLGRELYPDGILYSSEDSHYSIFKAARMFRMPLTKVKSLSNGEIDYDSLSQLLSENKDKPAIININVGTTVKGAVDDISKIVEIISELNLQKFYIHIDAALGGMLLPYLEQENSLDFSKYPIGSIAISGHKFIGSPIPCGVILASKHLIQSFDIEYLNSTDTTILGSRNGMAPVILWDAIQKRKHQFAFEAIQCRQNAEYLYNKIKNSYRFALLNPLSTTVLFECPNELIVQRWQLSCFDKMAHVIVMQNHSRTLLDEFLEEAGFVKNSRTYALTENDINVF